The following are encoded together in the Elusimicrobiota bacterium genome:
- a CDS encoding fibronectin type III domain-containing protein, with translation MAAWPLAVGALTLFSSPLYAAGTKSSGATKVIDDTHGLSGSVKAAAGSYSVYGGLGQIGVQQFSGGIFTAESGFFSKLVSSPTGAAYLPLSTESISAQWTHPSPANPGGFVYVFLVSTAADFTGVVFSSFTPDLTASTGTLTPNTTYFAGVLASYLDMDDSPFGALGSTATLANPPTGTIVLGVGNNSAVISWALNNNPSSTRFQIQYSTSNAFTIAVSSQTGWNLHVATGTSVYGLAQETTYYFRVWGRNHSGITTAFDVDVSTLTVDLTPPATINNLSAVQSGTPNKITLRWPAPGDDGGAGALSIGSEYRIQYATDTAFPAVGWSTANAQIVISTSGMTPGATVSETFLLPATSLYYFRIWTKDEANNWSAQSSTAAAFNSLFSFEVADGTSSAVGEWTSMAIDRDNNLHVAYRDVGNTDLLYIKRTGATWGSPVTVDSSADVGESPSIAVDMRANPHISYFNATNSDLKYAKFDGSWSVQTVDSSGLAGHQTSIAIDGMGNPHIAYFDLSNSALKYARWTGVVWSTITVDTWSGGITERPSLALDGAANAHIVYPAGPSTDLKFAKFNGTSWSTSTIDTGGSAFYSPSIAIDGSGNLHVAYTHVISNGYLKYAQYNGAVWSTSTIDADGYVGAYPSIALDGSGNPSVSYYDNSNADLKFASFSGVSWSTGTLDSNNDVGLRSCVAIDSVSAVHISYYSNTVSDLKIAHWTNTGLAVPMGGNSLSKVQAPLELGSATVTSNSINWTWRDNSTNEFGFRLYGSTNPAGSFSLIAGTLTLTASGGSGSMQGPTSVDSGLMANATYFRYIAAVNAGGVVTSSGVTVVTMATEPVAAAFTQVFTSSIQANWSANNNSSGTFYQAILSSEPSPSTNGLSANQSTVTLSASYIFTGLYANATHYVQVKAIGHNGVDSSYVSLGSTQTLAKSPAMASVPFSSPGPFSLNVDFLSAGNAPDSTYNVILSSQSSPSANGLLGNQNISTASLSAFFAGLTPNTTYFFDARTLARDGVSHSAFVNIGSTATRTASPGSFVFNPSTSSMDVSWTLPSGTAIGFRLEASSTNFTDGALYSSATTNGAATTLSVNGLNANTTYYFQVAGINWNNLDQFSAVAATATLANPPAGADASGWGSTSITVNFSTPTGGSTGFLIEGSSTNFSGTGTIFSSTTINTLATSLAIISLDPNTTYYLKAGSYNWNQKVTTVTIAPRSTNALEPPSPQVTAIYVSSVSAAWGIPTGGSTGFLLEASSTNFTDGTIVSSATSDGLATTLTITAGLNPNTTYYIRPNSRNWAGFYSPVTVPLSTITLSGLPSSLVFDFVSESSVTFSWNLNSNPPNTEFRARISTAAGVDGAGDLFTAWTVGTSSGITGLSANTTYYLGLRSRNLSAIPIESSYVTISTVTKINPPAAAQFNAVVVSSIGVSWNPNGNGPDTFYDADISSYSSFSPAKITSTTLLTSATFFTITPNTTWYFQVRSNNPSLGAVSNYINPSGSTVTLAVAPLAAATAFPSISSSAITADWLASGNPSDTRYEVQASSDGFATIMTSMTTVLPAAFSALQANTTYQIQVRAKNHADKNTSFLTIGSTSTLAAKPIVSAFTNVFASSVQANWQNAGNFPGTIYYAAISSGAFPGTSGCSGNPSGDNGFSGNLATTTINTFFLPVGLIANTTYFGMARAVNHNGVNSIFENLCSTVTLANPPVSLASTFTFVGASSVTAQWDANSNPGGTEFELQVSNDPGFGGFWGFQTTDTFRTVNPPLFGNTTYFFQVRAINYQNVGSTFTFIGSTVTLANLPSATNYFYVSESSMTISWSLNNNAADTEFSAQLSTSPAFDGAGDAFSSWFIATSTGFRNLLANTTYYARVKARNYAVTPVETLFVSLGSTVTRINPPATPIFNSVVVSSIGVSWNSNGNGPDTLYDADISSYSGFSPAKITSTTLLTSATFFSITPNTTWYFQVRANNPGVGNVSNYISPSGSTVTLAVGPVGAVSTFTMVAVSSITINWDAGANPPGTLFEAEASSDGFTTKITSLTAAVPTFNSLLSNTTYQLQVRAVNHGGVKTGYLSLGSTSTLAGLPANPYLSARGTTTLAPAWGANGNPSYTAYVFEVSTDSGFSPLAASSVTLSTFASIVSLSTNTQYFMRVKAVNSNNTATAFANLASSYTYAATPDNFVFSNVVRSSFVLTWQAAGNPSYTPYRVRVSTEIGMIPFAEPVPFAENFVTLSTAITALSQGTTYYVCVQARNVDDPGTTTGCAVVSTTTAVDLIAPAAVSNFSALTPSATGQLRFEWSAPGDDGMSDTLVGGYQIQYSSFSFAWSSAAAQVNISTFGVPPGSAVGHVVSDANLVPNTSYYTALWTRDSRPNLSALSNVATGVTLADPPGSLASPMTAVNVSSLSLSWSGSNNPANTEYFVEASSISDFSLILSSQSVFTASAAFTGLSPNHLYYFQARSRNLKGITTGSPVQVASTYTAVALPAAPSGPVFLGVFSSSITAQWSANGNGPGTTYQVTASTSTDFIGLVQNSTVVSATTATVSNLIGDSDYYLRVTAINGAGIGGSLFFNLGSTRTLVGGADSIAPVINDNQSGDNTWRSVNNGVYDIDFEDYGGSGLDKFQVRASTVPGSAGPFLTNWTDAGASLPTPFTTNWSLPNSVWNALAEGDTNYISVQAFDVAGNSTTLYAAFYVLKDTTAPVITATLANVTVAPKTYGYFNSDPGAIFDVDFNDSLSRLHTLQYSVSSTSGTAAANVLTWTNIATPPLNVQLSTNNWSLAFAGLLDGPTNYVSVRAWDVAGSTAVLIDAFIVLKDVSGPIVAVTVPTDTYRSAVSAISGTAFDYSGISNVQVSIQELGSNGYWTGSDFIGINSFWLNASGQNSWTLNTTAIPWADNTSYRVVARSTDTVGLFSVNYATVTFGFDTTKPAVSILAPANGTAISSIAVISGTASDSGSGASGPVLVDSKLRRLDDGRWWDFALDRWDVIESTARASGASTWTLTASALLQANLVHGATYYVTAAAQDAAVPANLGDFFVVASTFIFQDTTPPAAVSDLTASTPTDTPGEVQLAWTVPGDDGTQGLLINGAFKIQHSTYTQGVVWSTQTAQTTQAFTQITPGSSRTITLSSLAEKVTHYFVLWTMDSDGNWSAPSVSTPSIVPPGDPTAITGWVAQANQQGLSGIVVEAIDKDTGQTILKTLSEATGTGIYRLAGLAAGKKYRIKVTWTANNIISTVYMEDVPAGSSKINYYLGVNYGLGSISGPLALAPSVAAALKAKESAQGAVTHLQARYGALAQGQTSGEEPYIELKAGGQVVARAPVNSSSEYEIKNLLPGNYTLVGFNGHSFSEPTEVSVAEGQNVRVSLEWEVIKTESVFAFPNPAKDESTIRFIANIPTIEARIAIYDIAGNLVRELSGGDIRDSGTGIFRARWDTTNLYGDRVASGVYVFVVQVRDTTNNKNAKVVKKLAIIR, from the coding sequence ATGGCCGCGTGGCCGTTGGCCGTCGGCGCGCTTACCCTGTTTTCTTCTCCTTTATATGCGGCCGGAACTAAATCTTCAGGAGCGACCAAGGTTATCGATGATACGCACGGGCTTTCCGGTTCGGTCAAGGCCGCGGCCGGAAGTTACAGCGTTTATGGCGGTTTGGGTCAGATAGGCGTTCAGCAATTTTCAGGCGGGATTTTTACCGCTGAAAGCGGTTTCTTTTCCAAGCTCGTTTCCTCGCCGACCGGCGCCGCGTATTTACCGTTGAGCACGGAGTCGATTTCCGCTCAGTGGACGCATCCGTCGCCGGCTAATCCCGGCGGTTTTGTTTATGTCTTTCTTGTGTCAACGGCCGCTGATTTCACGGGCGTTGTTTTTAGTTCGTTTACTCCCGATCTCACGGCATCCACCGGAACATTGACGCCCAACACTACTTACTTCGCGGGGGTATTGGCCAGTTATCTGGACATGGACGATTCGCCCTTCGGCGCCTTGGGCTCGACGGCCACGTTGGCTAATCCGCCGACAGGCACCATTGTTTTAGGCGTCGGCAATAATTCCGCCGTGATTTCTTGGGCGTTGAATAATAATCCGTCATCGACGAGGTTCCAAATTCAATATTCGACAAGTAATGCGTTCACCATAGCCGTCAGCTCTCAGACCGGATGGAATTTGCACGTGGCTACGGGAACGAGTGTTTACGGTTTGGCCCAGGAAACGACGTATTATTTTCGCGTTTGGGGCAGGAATCATTCGGGTATAACAACGGCTTTCGACGTTGATGTGTCGACGTTAACAGTTGATTTGACGCCGCCGGCAACCATCAATAATCTTTCCGCCGTGCAAAGCGGAACGCCTAATAAAATTACCTTAAGGTGGCCCGCGCCCGGCGATGACGGCGGCGCCGGCGCTTTGTCTATAGGCAGTGAATACCGAATTCAGTATGCCACGGATACCGCTTTCCCAGCCGTGGGCTGGAGCACGGCCAACGCTCAAATCGTCATTTCCACTTCCGGCATGACGCCCGGAGCCACCGTTTCCGAGACATTTTTGCTTCCGGCGACTTCTCTCTATTATTTCCGCATTTGGACGAAGGACGAAGCGAATAACTGGTCGGCGCAATCATCCACGGCCGCGGCTTTCAACTCGCTTTTTTCTTTCGAGGTTGCGGACGGGACTTCTTCGGCGGTCGGCGAGTGGACATCCATGGCTATCGATAGGGATAACAACCTTCATGTGGCTTACCGGGATGTCGGCAATACCGATCTTCTCTATATCAAGCGTACGGGAGCAACGTGGGGTAGTCCGGTTACGGTTGATTCTTCCGCGGACGTTGGCGAGTCTCCTTCAATCGCCGTTGATATGCGTGCCAACCCGCATATCTCTTACTTTAATGCGACGAATTCAGATTTGAAATACGCCAAATTCGACGGTTCATGGTCGGTGCAGACGGTTGACTCTTCAGGTTTAGCGGGGCATCAGACTTCTATCGCAATCGACGGAATGGGCAACCCCCACATCGCTTATTTTGATCTCAGCAACAGCGCGCTTAAATATGCCCGGTGGACCGGGGTTGTTTGGAGCACGATAACCGTCGATACTTGGTCGGGAGGCATTACCGAGCGCCCCTCGCTTGCTCTCGACGGCGCCGCTAATGCCCACATCGTTTATCCGGCCGGGCCAAGCACCGATCTTAAATTCGCTAAGTTCAACGGAACATCCTGGTCGACCTCGACGATTGATACGGGCGGGTCCGCTTTTTATTCTCCTTCAATCGCGATAGACGGGAGCGGAAATTTGCATGTGGCGTATACCCATGTCATCTCCAATGGCTATTTAAAATACGCTCAATATAACGGAGCAGTTTGGTCGACCTCGACGATTGATGCCGATGGTTATGTCGGCGCCTACCCTTCAATTGCTCTGGATGGGTCGGGAAATCCAAGCGTTTCTTACTATGACAACAGCAATGCGGATTTAAAATTCGCATCGTTTAGCGGCGTTTCCTGGTCCACGGGAACCCTAGACTCAAATAATGACGTTGGCTTGCGTTCCTGCGTCGCCATCGACAGCGTCAGCGCCGTGCATATTTCTTACTACAGCAATACCGTTTCTGATCTTAAAATCGCCCATTGGACGAATACGGGGCTGGCTGTTCCGATGGGTGGAAATTCTTTAAGCAAGGTCCAGGCGCCGCTTGAGCTTGGCAGCGCAACCGTGACATCTAATTCGATCAATTGGACTTGGCGGGATAATTCGACCAATGAGTTCGGTTTCAGGCTGTATGGTTCGACAAATCCGGCGGGGTCCTTTTCCTTGATCGCCGGAACGCTCACATTGACGGCATCGGGCGGGTCCGGTTCGATGCAGGGCCCCACAAGCGTAGATAGCGGTTTGATGGCCAATGCCACGTACTTTCGCTATATCGCCGCGGTGAACGCGGGCGGCGTGGTCACGTCCTCCGGCGTTACGGTCGTTACCATGGCCACTGAGCCTGTTGCCGCGGCTTTTACCCAAGTTTTTACTTCCAGCATCCAGGCTAATTGGTCGGCCAACAACAATTCTTCGGGCACGTTCTACCAGGCGATTTTGTCCTCGGAACCGTCGCCCAGCACGAACGGCCTTTCCGCCAATCAAAGCACGGTCACCCTAAGCGCTTCTTATATCTTCACTGGGCTTTACGCCAATGCCACGCATTATGTGCAGGTCAAGGCCATCGGCCACAACGGCGTGGATTCTTCCTACGTCAGCCTTGGTTCGACGCAAACATTGGCCAAATCTCCGGCCATGGCTTCGGTTCCTTTCTCTTCGCCGGGACCGTTCAGCCTCAACGTGGATTTTCTTTCAGCCGGAAACGCTCCGGATAGCACGTATAACGTGATTTTGTCTTCCCAATCGTCGCCTAGCGCCAACGGCCTTCTGGGAAATCAAAACATCAGCACGGCATCCTTATCGGCCTTTTTCGCCGGCTTGACGCCCAATACTACCTACTTTTTTGACGCCAGAACTTTGGCCCGCGACGGCGTTTCGCATTCAGCGTTTGTGAATATCGGCTCAACGGCCACGCGCACGGCCTCCCCAGGCTCTTTTGTGTTCAATCCGTCAACTTCCAGCATGGATGTTTCCTGGACTTTGCCTTCGGGCACGGCCATTGGTTTTCGTTTGGAAGCCTCCTCCACGAATTTTACGGATGGGGCGCTTTATTCATCCGCCACGACGAACGGTGCCGCAACCACCCTAAGCGTCAATGGTTTGAACGCGAACACGACTTATTACTTTCAAGTCGCGGGCATCAATTGGAATAACCTGGATCAATTTTCAGCCGTGGCCGCCACTGCAACGCTGGCGAATCCGCCGGCTGGAGCTGACGCCAGCGGGTGGGGCTCAACGTCGATTACCGTTAATTTCAGCACGCCGACCGGAGGCTCAACGGGATTTCTGATTGAGGGCTCTTCCACTAATTTTAGCGGCACCGGAACGATCTTTTCTTCAACGACAATCAACACGCTGGCGACTTCATTGGCCATTATCAGTCTTGATCCCAACACGACCTATTATCTTAAAGCCGGAAGTTATAACTGGAACCAAAAAGTGACGACCGTAACCATCGCTCCAAGGTCAACCAATGCCTTGGAACCGCCCAGCCCTCAGGTAACGGCTATTTATGTGTCAAGCGTCTCCGCAGCATGGGGGATACCGACGGGAGGATCCACCGGATTTTTGCTCGAGGCTTCATCGACGAATTTTACGGACGGCACGATTGTGTCCTCCGCGACGTCTGATGGCCTGGCGACGACATTGACCATCACCGCGGGATTAAACCCAAACACCACCTATTACATCAGGCCGAATTCACGCAACTGGGCGGGATTCTATTCTCCCGTAACCGTTCCTTTATCGACGATCACTCTTTCCGGACTTCCTTCGTCCTTGGTTTTTGATTTCGTTTCCGAATCTTCGGTTACGTTTTCCTGGAACTTAAATAGCAATCCGCCGAACACCGAGTTCCGCGCGCGCATTTCAACCGCGGCGGGCGTTGACGGCGCCGGCGATCTTTTCACCGCCTGGACCGTGGGCACATCCAGCGGCATCACCGGTTTGTCGGCCAATACGACGTATTACCTTGGCCTTCGGTCAAGAAATTTATCGGCGATTCCCATCGAATCCTCTTATGTCACGATTTCTACAGTGACGAAAATCAACCCTCCCGCCGCCGCTCAATTCAACGCCGTTGTTGTCAGCTCGATCGGCGTGTCCTGGAATCCCAACGGCAACGGCCCGGACACATTTTATGACGCGGATATCTCTTCCTATTCCAGTTTCAGCCCCGCAAAAATCACCAGCACCACGCTCTTGACCTCGGCCACGTTCTTTACCATCACGCCCAACACGACCTGGTATTTCCAGGTGCGCTCCAATAATCCAAGTCTCGGGGCCGTGAGCAATTACATTAACCCTTCGGGGTCAACGGTAACTTTGGCGGTTGCGCCGCTGGCCGCGGCAACGGCCTTTCCCTCCATATCAAGCAGCGCTATTACAGCCGACTGGCTCGCCAGCGGCAATCCTTCGGATACCCGTTACGAGGTCCAGGCATCTTCCGATGGTTTTGCGACCATCATGACCAGCATGACCACGGTTTTGCCCGCCGCCTTTAGCGCGCTGCAAGCCAACACGACTTACCAGATTCAAGTCCGGGCCAAAAATCATGCCGATAAAAATACGAGCTTTTTAACGATCGGTTCGACTTCGACGTTGGCGGCCAAACCCATCGTCTCCGCGTTTACGAACGTGTTTGCATCGAGCGTTCAGGCCAATTGGCAGAATGCCGGGAATTTTCCCGGAACGATCTATTATGCGGCTATTTCCAGCGGCGCCTTTCCCGGAACATCGGGTTGTTCGGGCAACCCCAGCGGCGACAACGGATTTTCAGGCAATTTGGCGACGACCACGATCAATACATTTTTCTTGCCGGTGGGGCTTATTGCGAACACAACGTATTTCGGCATGGCCCGGGCCGTTAATCACAACGGTGTGAATTCAATTTTTGAAAACCTTTGCTCGACCGTGACTTTGGCCAATCCACCCGTTTCCTTAGCCTCGACATTCACTTTTGTCGGCGCCAGCTCGGTCACCGCCCAGTGGGACGCTAATTCCAATCCGGGCGGCACGGAATTTGAGCTGCAGGTTTCCAATGATCCGGGCTTCGGCGGCTTTTGGGGATTCCAAACCACGGATACATTCCGGACGGTCAACCCCCCTCTCTTCGGCAACACCACTTATTTTTTCCAAGTCAGGGCCATCAATTATCAAAACGTCGGCTCGACGTTCACGTTCATCGGCTCAACGGTCACGTTGGCTAATCTGCCCAGCGCCACGAATTATTTTTATGTTTCAGAGTCGAGTATGACGATTTCTTGGAGTTTAAATAACAACGCAGCTGACACCGAATTCAGTGCCCAGCTATCAACGTCCCCGGCTTTTGATGGGGCGGGCGACGCCTTTTCTTCCTGGTTTATCGCGACGTCAACGGGGTTTAGAAACTTGCTTGCCAACACCACATACTACGCCAGGGTCAAGGCTAGAAATTACGCTGTCACTCCGGTGGAGACGCTTTTCGTCAGCCTCGGCTCAACCGTCACCCGCATCAATCCGCCTGCGACACCCATTTTTAACAGCGTTGTTGTTTCTTCCATCGGCGTGTCCTGGAATTCCAACGGCAACGGCCCGGATACGCTTTACGACGCCGATATTTCTTCTTATTCGGGCTTTTCTCCGGCCAAAATAACCAGCACCACGCTATTGACCTCGGCTACGTTCTTCAGCATCACGCCCAATACGACCTGGTACTTCCAGGTGCGCGCGAATAATCCGGGCGTCGGCAATGTCAGCAATTACATCAGCCCATCCGGCTCCACGGTGACCTTGGCCGTTGGGCCGGTCGGCGCGGTTTCCACGTTTACCATGGTGGCTGTTTCCTCGATCACGATCAATTGGGACGCAGGCGCTAATCCCCCGGGCACGCTGTTTGAGGCTGAGGCTTCATCCGACGGTTTTACAACCAAGATCACGAGCCTAACCGCTGCTGTTCCGACATTCAACTCTTTGTTGTCCAATACCACCTATCAGCTTCAGGTGCGGGCCGTTAATCATGGCGGCGTTAAAACCGGCTATTTAAGTTTGGGGTCGACGTCCACGCTGGCCGGCCTGCCGGCCAATCCCTATCTTTCAGCGCGCGGCACGACGACGCTTGCGCCGGCTTGGGGCGCCAACGGCAATCCGAGTTATACGGCTTATGTATTCGAGGTATCAACGGATTCGGGCTTTTCCCCCCTGGCCGCGTCGAGCGTGACGTTGAGCACGTTCGCTTCCATCGTTAGTTTGTCCACCAACACCCAGTACTTTATGCGCGTCAAAGCCGTCAATTCCAATAATACGGCGACCGCTTTTGCCAATTTGGCGTCAAGTTACACCTATGCCGCGACGCCGGATAACTTTGTTTTTTCCAATGTCGTGAGATCGAGTTTTGTCCTCACTTGGCAGGCGGCGGGCAACCCGTCTTACACGCCGTATCGGGTCAGGGTTTCAACGGAAATCGGCATGATTCCTTTCGCGGAACCCGTTCCATTTGCTGAAAATTTCGTCACTCTAAGCACGGCGATTACGGCGCTGAGCCAGGGAACGACTTATTATGTTTGCGTGCAGGCGAGGAATGTGGATGACCCCGGTACCACGACGGGATGCGCGGTGGTCAGCACCACAACGGCCGTTGACCTGATCGCGCCGGCCGCCGTCAGCAATTTTTCAGCCTTGACGCCGTCGGCCACGGGCCAGCTTCGATTTGAGTGGAGCGCGCCGGGCGATGACGGCATGAGCGATACGCTGGTCGGCGGGTATCAAATTCAATATTCCAGTTTTTCGTTTGCCTGGTCGTCGGCTGCCGCCCAGGTCAATATCAGCACCTTCGGCGTGCCGCCCGGATCAGCGGTCGGTCATGTTGTCAGCGACGCCAACCTTGTGCCGAACACCAGTTATTATACGGCGCTCTGGACCCGTGATTCGCGGCCCAATTTAAGCGCGCTGTCGAACGTAGCCACAGGAGTCACGTTGGCTGATCCACCGGGCTCTTTGGCCAGCCCGATGACGGCCGTCAATGTTTCTTCCTTGAGCCTTTCATGGTCCGGCAGCAACAATCCGGCGAACACCGAATATTTCGTTGAAGCCTCTAGTATTTCCGACTTTAGTTTGATTTTAAGTTCGCAATCGGTGTTCACGGCGTCGGCGGCATTTACCGGGCTTAGTCCCAATCATCTGTATTATTTCCAGGCGCGTTCGAGGAATTTAAAAGGCATCACAACCGGCTCGCCGGTGCAGGTCGCTTCCACTTACACAGCCGTCGCCCTCCCAGCCGCGCCCTCGGGCCCGGTATTCCTGGGTGTTTTCTCCAGCAGCATCACCGCTCAATGGAGCGCCAACGGCAACGGTCCCGGGACAACATATCAGGTCACGGCTTCAACATCGACGGATTTTATCGGCCTTGTCCAGAACTCGACCGTTGTTTCAGCCACAACCGCGACCGTGAGCAATTTAATCGGAGATTCGGATTATTATTTACGCGTGACCGCGATCAATGGCGCGGGTATCGGCGGCTCCTTATTCTTTAATTTGGGCAGCACCCGAACCTTGGTGGGAGGGGCCGACTCCATTGCCCCGGTCATCAATGACAATCAAAGCGGCGACAATACCTGGAGAAGCGTCAATAACGGCGTTTATGACATTGATTTCGAGGACTACGGCGGTTCAGGGCTTGATAAATTTCAGGTGCGCGCGTCGACCGTGCCGGGAAGCGCCGGGCCGTTTTTGACGAATTGGACCGATGCCGGGGCTTCCTTGCCCACGCCGTTTACGACCAATTGGAGCCTGCCTAATTCCGTCTGGAACGCTTTGGCCGAAGGAGATACCAATTACATTTCCGTCCAGGCCTTTGACGTGGCCGGCAACAGCACCACGCTTTACGCGGCGTTCTACGTCCTTAAAGATACCACCGCGCCGGTAATCACGGCGACATTGGCCAACGTGACCGTCGCTCCAAAGACCTACGGTTATTTCAACAGCGATCCGGGCGCGATTTTTGACGTTGATTTCAACGACTCGCTGTCGCGATTGCATACGCTGCAGTACAGCGTAAGTTCCACGTCCGGGACAGCGGCAGCCAATGTGTTGACGTGGACGAATATCGCTACGCCGCCGCTAAATGTCCAATTATCCACGAATAATTGGTCGCTGGCTTTCGCCGGACTTTTGGACGGGCCGACGAATTATGTGTCGGTCCGGGCCTGGGATGTGGCCGGTTCCACGGCCGTGTTGATCGACGCGTTTATTGTTTTGAAGGACGTCAGCGGGCCGATCGTAGCCGTCACCGTGCCGACCGACACTTATCGCTCGGCGGTGTCCGCGATTTCGGGCACGGCGTTCGATTACTCGGGCATATCGAATGTCCAGGTTTCGATTCAAGAATTAGGTTCCAACGGATACTGGACGGGATCGGATTTTATCGGCATCAATTCGTTCTGGCTGAACGCTTCCGGACAAAATTCGTGGACGCTCAATACCACGGCGATCCCCTGGGCGGACAATACCAGCTATCGCGTCGTGGCGCGTTCGACCGATACGGTCGGGCTTTTCAGCGTCAACTATGCCACGGTTACTTTTGGTTTTGATACGACTAAACCCGCCGTTTCAATTTTGGCTCCGGCCAACGGCACCGCCATCTCTTCCATCGCCGTAATTTCGGGAACGGCCTCCGACTCCGGTTCTGGCGCTTCCGGACCGGTTTTGGTTGATTCGAAATTGCGCCGGCTTGATGACGGGCGATGGTGGGATTTTGCCTTGGACCGCTGGGACGTGATCGAATCAACCGCGCGGGCTTCTGGCGCGTCAACGTGGACGTTGACGGCGTCGGCGCTGCTTCAAGCTAATCTTGTTCATGGCGCCACCTATTACGTGACGGCCGCGGCTCAAGACGCGGCGGTTCCCGCTAATCTTGGGGATTTCTTTGTCGTAGCGTCGACCTTTATTTTTCAGGACACCACGCCTCCGGCGGCGGTGAGCGATTTGACGGCTTCAACGCCCACGGATACCCCCGGTGAAGTTCAACTCGCGTGGACGGTTCCCGGCGACGATGGGACTCAAGGACTTCTTATCAACGGCGCTTTCAAGATTCAGCACTCGACATATACCCAGGGCGTCGTCTGGTCTACACAAACGGCCCAGACGACGCAAGCTTTTACCCAGATCACGCCGGGCTCTTCACGAACCATCACCCTCAGCAGCTTGGCGGAAAAAGTGACGCATTATTTCGTGCTGTGGACTATGGATTCCGACGGCAATTGGTCCGCTCCTTCGGTTTCCACGCCTTCCATCGTTCCACCCGGCGATCCCACGGCCATTACCGGATGGGTGGCCCAGGCCAATCAACAAGGGTTATCCGGCATCGTGGTGGAGGCCATCGACAAAGACACGGGCCAAACAATTTTGAAAACCCTCAGCGAAGCCACGGGCACCGGCATTTACAGGCTGGCCGGTTTGGCGGCCGGCAAAAAATACCGGATCAAGGTGACTTGGACCGCCAATAACATTATCAGCACCGTTTATATGGAGGATGTGCCGGCGGGCAGTTCCAAGATCAATTATTATTTGGGGGTTAATTATGGGTTGGGCTCGATTTCCGGGCCGTTGGCGCTGGCGCCTTCCGTAGCTGCGGCGTTGAAGGCGAAAGAATCGGCCCAAGGCGCGGTCACGCACCTTCAAGCCAGGTACGGCGCTTTGGCCCAGGGGCAGACATCCGGCGAAGAGCCTTATATCGAGCTTAAAGCGGGCGGGCAAGTCGTGGCTCGCGCGCCGGTTAACAGCAGCTCCGAATACGAGATTAAAAATCTTCTTCCCGGCAATTACACGCTCGTCGGATTCAACGGGCACAGTTTTTCCGAACCTACGGAAGTCAGTGTGGCCGAAGGACAGAACGTGAGGGTGAGTCTGGAGTGGGAAGTCATCAAGACGGAAAGTGTTTTTGCTTTCCCTAACCCCGCTAAAGACGAATCAACCATACGCTTTATCGCCAATATTCCGACCATCGAGGCCAGGATCGCCATTTATGACATTGCCGGGAACCTGGTTCGCGAATTAAGCGGCGGAGATATTCGTGATTCGGGCACGGGTATTTTTAGGGCGCGCTGGGATACGACCAACCTTTACGGAGACCGGGTGGCTTCCGGCGTTTACGTTTTTGTGGTCCAGGTGCGCGATACAACGAATAATAAAAACGCTAAAGTCGTCAAGAAACTGGCGATTATCAGATGA